One window of Akkermansia biwaensis genomic DNA carries:
- a CDS encoding DUF3592 domain-containing protein, translated as MNKIFNNKQLLVIFLLSIFAAGMLYMLVWLLSQVRLCWSSEEWPETKGTITQVEYRRKSAGSGIHGTYVNLDIDVRFEWKSKMYHTGNQGCSFDIPYKKLHVGKEIPVFVNENNPDESLLSKGIAGWIWMALGICLLFSCFSLMIIFKQVFNLLKKK; from the coding sequence ATGAATAAAATATTTAATAATAAACAACTTTTAGTTATTTTTCTGCTGAGTATTTTTGCAGCAGGCATGTTATATATGCTCGTATGGCTGCTGTCTCAAGTGAGACTCTGTTGGTCCAGTGAAGAATGGCCGGAAACAAAAGGTACAATTACACAAGTCGAATATAGAAGAAAAAGTGCAGGTTCAGGTATTCATGGTACTTATGTTAATTTAGATATTGACGTAAGATTTGAATGGAAATCAAAAATGTACCACACCGGTAACCAGGGATGCAGTTTTGATATTCCGTATAAGAAATTGCATGTTGGAAAAGAAATCCCAGTTTTTGTCAATGAAAATAATCCTGACGAGTCTCTTTTATCAAAAGGCATCGCGGGATGGATCTGGATGGCTTTGGGAATATGTTTATTATTTTCCTGTTTTTCATTAATGATTATTTTTAAGCAGGTATTTAATTTATTAAAAAAGAAATAA